CGGTTAAGAAGATAAAGCTGAATTATTCTCTGACAACGCGCAGAAGGAATCTTCCGCTCAATTTTCAAACCCGCTCGACATAGAATGCATCATTTCTGCAAAAACCTCCTCCTCTATCACCTGCTCTAAATAAAACACCTCCCCGACGTCGCCGAAACACCTCTCGTCATGAATTGAAGTTCAAGTAACTAATCTAGCTAGCATTTTGATCGTTGGTACATATTCTTCAACCTTTGTTATACATTTTCAACGGAATTCAGTTCACCGGTCATATTTTCCGGCGAACTCTCCGGCTATATTCGTTTAATTTGTATTTTTATTGTGTGTTTGTGTGTGTGTATATATATACATATATACGATTAATTATATATGGTTTGATTAATATATTCTATATATATTAATTGTGTGTGGATTATTGATTATATATATATATATGCATGTATACGTATAGTGTGTGTATATATATATATATGGATGTATATATATGTGTGTGTAATTTTTAATTTGTTGATTGTATATATTAATTTTCTTTATGCAAATCATATATGTATATATAGATTATATTATTTATGTTGTAGAAAATGATGATGTTTATTAAATCAATGTATGTATAGGTATATATAAATATATATATATATATATATATATTATGTATGTGATTAATGTATTCATTATCTTTTTTTATGTAAATCATCATGTGTATTAAATGATCGATATTTTGATGATGATATTTTCATGGTGATATATTAAAACAATATTTATTTTCGTGATAATATTTTCGTTTATGATCGATTATATTAAATTTGTGTTTGAGATCATATATATATTTCATTTTGTTTATGCTTACATTAAATTTTTTATTTTCAGTTTGTGCTTAGATATATTTAAGAATAAATTTCAGTTTACTCCCTTGAACTTTAGGTCTAAAATTAGTCCGATACCTTATCTTTTTTTTAATCAGTTTTATCCCTAAACTTTCAAAATGACATCAATCTCGACCAAAATGACTAAAATAGCCCTTGTTAATCTTTTTACCTTAATTTTTTACCCTCTCTCTCTCTCNNNNNNNNNNNNNNNNNNNNNNNNNNNNATTACCAAGGGCTATTTTAGTTATTTTGGTCGAGATTGATGTCATTTTGAAAGTTTAGGGATGAAACTGATTAAAAAAAAAGATGAGGTATCGGACTAATTTTAGACCTAAAATTCAGGAGAGTAAACTGAAATTTACTCTATATTTAATCATTTATTTTCGTGATGATATCGATATTTTCATGCATATATATATGGTCTTAAATCAAGAATTTGATTTGATGATGTTTTTGTTTAAATCAGTTATTTTCGTCACATTATGTTTTTGTGGTGAATATGTACCGTTGTTTACACGAGCAGTACTTTTATAGTTAGATTTTTTGTTTCCCCTTTTATTACAGGTTATTACAACATGACCGACAGGAGCTGGATGCAGTTACATAGAGGGCATCCGCGATACATGAGAGGAATTTTTGAATTTATCGAGTTTGTCCGTGGTAAGACTTCTCCTGGACAACTTTTCCACATTTGTCCATGCGGAAAATGTCGCAACAGATCTGCCAATTCTGTATCTTTTGAGGACATGTATGTTCACCTGTCACAATACGGTATTTGTCCTAGTTATACCACTTGGACATGGCACGGCGAAGCAAGTGAACATATGCCCACACTTATAGATATTCAAGCACAACGTAACCAGGGCGAGTCTTCCTCTAGTGCCAATTTCAGGGACCCTGGTGTGATGAATTTCTTAAACGATGCATTTTTGTCTGCCTCAGCATACGATGGAAGTGTTCCACAGGACAATAGCAATACAACCTTCCCTGATGTCTCCCAGGTCGGCAGTAGCGCCTATGATAGTTATAACAGGCTTATACGGCAAGCACAGACACCGTTGTACCCCGAAAGTGAGCATACTGTGTTGGAAACTGTCATGAAGCAGATGAGTATCAAAAGAAGAGGAACAAGACCGTTGCTTGTTTTAACGATGACGTTGCACTTCTGAAGGAGTTGCTTCCTGACAACTGTCCGGAAAATTAAGACAAGGTCAAAAGCATCTTGAGTGAGTTCGGTCTTGAGTACATCAAGATAGATGCATGCGTCAATAACTGCATCCTGTACTATAAAGGTTATAAGGACGCATTCGAGTGCCCACACTGCTATGAGCCGAGGTATGAACCACACGCTCGTTCTAGACAGACAGACCTCATTCCTAGGAAGGTTCTTCGCTATTTCCCATTGGGTCCTCGTCTACAACGTCTCTACATGTCTTCACATACGTCCAAGCATATGAGATGGCACCACGAAAGGCACCAGCAGGGGCCGGACAGGCCTAGGGTAGATCCGGATAATCTCACACACCCTGCAGACGGGGAGGCTTAGAATCACTTTGACCATTCATTTCCTGATTTTGCCTCTGAATGTCGAAATGTCAGACTTGGACTAGCAACAGACGGATTCAATCCTACTGGAGACATGAATAACTCTTACAGTATATGGCCTGTGATAGCATTTCCGCTTAACTTGCCTCCAAACATGTGCATGAGGACGGAGTATAATTTTCTTACTCTGTTAGTTCCAGGCAAGTATTCTCTAGGAAAGTGCTTAGATGTGTACATGAGGCCATTAATCAACGAGCTCCTGCAATTATATGAAAATGGAATCCATACTTTTGACAGGTATAGTAAGACTTACTTCTTCATGAGAGCAGCGATTCTTTTTACCGTCAATGATTTTCCTGCTTACGGGATGATGTCTGGTCAAACTACCCATGGATACAAGCGTGCCCTGTATGTATAGACGAGGTCAATTCCAGTCATCATGCCCACAAAGTTGTTTACTTAGGATCCCGTAGATGGCTTCCACCAGATCACCCGTGGCGGTACGATGCACAAGCATTTGATGGGACTGTTGAGCATGGCCCGAAAACCCGAAGGGAGGTCTGGTCAATGGATTCTGGATATGCTGAACCAGCACTGGTTTGGAATTTTGAGCAGCGCTAGGTATGTAAACGACCAAAATCCTCCCACCCCTAAAGAGTTTAAGTATTGGACGCACAAGAGTTCATTCTTTAAGTTGCCTTACTGGTCGACGTTGATGATCAGACACAACTTAGACGTCATGCACATAGAGAAGAATGTTTGTGACAACATCCTTGGAACAATTCTAGACATCAAAGACAAGACCAAAGACACCGTCAAAGCTCGTGCTGACCTTCAAAAGATGGGTATACGTCGAAAGCTATGGATAAAGCTGAACAAAAAGACCGGCAAACATGTAATGCCTCAAGCAGGCTACACGGTGGTTCCTAATAACAGGTCGGAGATATTTAAGTGGCTTCGTGAGGTTAAGTATCCTAGTGGGTATGCCGAAAATATAGCTTGATGTATTAAGATGGGGGAAAATAAGATTATCGGGTTGAAGACCCATGACTGTCATGTTCTGCTGCAACGTCTTCTTCCTGTGGTCATTCGCCCGTATTTGCAGAGTGATGTGGTTGACACGTTGGTGGCTTTGTCCAACTTCTTTCAGAGGTTATGTGCTAAAGAGCTAAAAAAGTCAGAGGTCCGGTCATTGCAAGACGATATTGTGTACATCATGTGCAAGCTGGAGAGGATCTTCCCCCCCCCCCACTTTCTTTAGCATCATGCTCCACCTCATGCTCCACCTTTCTGAACAAGTGTTGCTTACGGGTCCGGTACAATATACCTAGTGTTATCCAAACGAGAGGTATGTATATGCAGTCTATACTTTTTTCAATAAAGTCTTACATAACATGAATTTTTACAATAACTCTTTATTTTGCAGGCAACTTGGAGATTACAAGAAGACGAACAGGAACAAACGTTTCCCTGAAGGTTCGATCACGGCGGCTTACATTTCTAGTGAGTGTGTAACCTTCTACAACACATATCTTAATGATGAACACACGGGAGGGGAATCTTCAGGAGGGGGAAATCAATTCCATTTATCAGTTGTTTCTAACGAAGTACAACCGTATGGCAGGCTAGGTAGGGAATACAGATTGAGTCGTGAAGAATTGAAGGAGGCTCATTGGTGCGTCCTTCAACATTGCGATGAATTGGAGGATTATCTGGAGAAACATTTGAGCAGGCAAAATGGGAATGAAGCCATTCACAAGAGAGATTTTCCTGACTACTTCCCAATTTGGGTACGTTCTTCTCAAGTTGCTTATAATTTTAATTTATTTCTCATCATTTTGTTTGACTAAATTGCGTTATTTTGCAGATGATGCATATTCAACAGAACCAACGTGAATTTTACGACCCCGAGCTGCACTATTTGGCTGGCGGACCGCTAAAGCACAGAGCACATACGGGATGTTTTGTTAACTGGGTTAAGTTTATGACATCAGAACGAGATGATGGTCGCATCACCCAAAACAATGGAGTCATGGTCGAGGGCAAGTCTCACAACTACTACGAAGTGCTTATCAGCGTTATCGAACTAATCTACGGGAACCGTATGCTGGTCGTGTTGTTCAAGTGCAAATGGTTCAATACTAACCCAAATGTTTGCAGGAGTACGGTTACAGACCATGGTTTGTTATCAGTGAACACAAACACTTCATGGTATGAGAATGAGCCGTTTGTTTTTGCCTCCATGGCACAACAAGTCTTTTATCTTGATGATCCGGCTATGGGTGAGGGTTGGAAAGTGGTGCAGGTAATGTCACATAGGAATATATGGAGTGCAGCTACATTGGGAGTGGATGAGGGTACGGAACCGAGCTCTGTACCGAACGAACCATATCAAGAGGAAACTCCACCTGTAATTCCCAATGACGTGGACATTCGCGTCAACGACCAACACGTTCCGGCCATTACAGGTTACATTGAAGTTACTATGCCCGAACCTGAAGAAAATGACGAATACAAGGATGAAGAAGATGAGGATTCAGAGGAATTCGAGGAGGATGATGATCCCGAAGACCAAGATTATGAAGATGAGTATGATTAAATCTTAATTTGGGGATATATTATATTCTTTCATCGGTTTATTATGAATTTGCATAACTTCAGAGATCGATGTATTAACAATACATTTTCATATATCGATCGATCGAAACACTTTGCGTCAAATGTTCACGGCCTTTATTATTATTACTATTCTTGTTGCAGATTTGGTCATGAATTTTAATTAGGAATTATAGATCGGGAAGTCATAGCAAATAAGAAAGAAATTGACAAGAATTTATTTTCCTAGCCGACGGAAACTGAACTTTCAGTCGACTAGGAACATCTTAGCCGACGAATTACATATTTCCGTCGACTAAATTTTTTTGGCGGTTTTAGAATTCGACTGTTTTTAATTTCGCGATTTTTTTTAAGGGGGGTAGAATGTAATACCCCGGAATTTTAGATACTAGTTTCTACTATTTTTATTTAGTTGACTTTTTAGTTGACTTTTTATTTATTGGGTTTCTCAAGAAACTTCCTTCACGAAAGTTGTAGAGCACGACGATACGAGTTCATAGACACGTGGCACACGTAACACGGACTTCGTACAAAGTTGTGGCTTTTCGGGAGTTTTTAGGATAAATAGAAAAGTTTTGGGGTGGAAACCCTAAATTCAGAAACTTAACTTTCTTTCTCTCTCCTCCTCCCCGAGACGCACGGGCTACCCCATTTTCGCCGGAGAAGAAGTTGGACGTCCGGCCATCATTTTGGCCGCCACCGGTCTCGTTAGATTGGTCTCGTCCTCACCTACCCAGCCGAGTCAGCCTTTGACCTTGACAGCCATCGACGACGGCGCAGCTGGGCTCGAAAGCCACTGCACTTCCGGTCGCTGCCCTCTCCTCCGACGACGTACGATGGCGAGACTAAGCCAGTGCAGTCACCGTTCCTTTGTGAAGCTAGCAGTCCTTGTGGGTGTCTCCATTTCGAACCGGTGTGGCGGAGCAAGCGACGCTGCCCTTGCCTGCAACCGTTGATTTCGACGGCAACGAGCGACGACCTTGGGTGAGTAGGTCTCTTTCCTTCTTCTAGTTGTGGTAGGGTTTAGACTGGATCACGAAATTGAGTTTTGAACCCTGGATTTGCAGTTTTGAAAACTTGGGTTTGTGGTGGTGTTTCAAGGCACTTCCGGTCGAATCAAGCTTGGCAGCATGTATGAAAGATGCTTAGTTCACTTGATCGTCGTTTTGGGTTGCTTAGAGTGTCAATAGGGTGAGGTCTGGGGTGGTGTGTGGAACCCACGCGTAGCCGAGCAGTGTGATTGGGTTAATTGCTGTGTTAGCTAGTTGTGTTGTGAGTGACTGCTTTATTGATTTGCTTTGGTTTTCCCTTATTTAATCTTCTGGAAATTGAGTATCTTGCTATTGATATCTTGCTTATGAATCGATTTTGGTCGGTTAGTGACTTTCTCTATCTCATGTATCATTTGACATTTATTTTTTCTAGGTTTGTTATTGTGTGCGATATATTCTTTCCGAGATTGGCCTTGAGATTTTGAGTTTCTCATATCTATGTTTTCATAAAGTTTGGAATTGGAGGGTTTGATTTCCTGATTTGTTTCAGTGTTTATTCTTGGGTGAGTGACCTTCTTTTGGTCTCGACCTTTTGTCCTCTCATTAGTGATCTTCAGGAAATCTAGGAGATTGTAGTTGTAGATATGACATGGTGTGTGTCAACTATTTTGTGATCTTGAGAGGTCTCGGTGAAAGCTTGTTCTCAAGGGACAAGTCTTTGGGTTAAGTTAGGGTCAAGGTCCAAGAGTGAAATGTCATAGTCGCAACTAGTTAATGTGAATGATAATCACTTGTTTAGTTGGTCGCTAAGTTGACTTTGTGCTATTTAGGTGATTGGTGAAGTTGGTGTTGTGTTTGTTCTTGTGGTATCTGAAGACGCAGCGGGAGTTAAAGGTGAGTAACATCTCACCAAGGTTCACTTGGGACCAAATTATTGATGAAAAAAGTGTTGATGATTATTAATGATGATTATGATAATTATTGTGTTGACGATAATGATTATTATGATAATGATGGAGATGATGATAAAGTGATGATGATTTTGGATGATGAATATGATTATTATGATTATAATTTAAAAATTTTATTTTGGTTGTTTTAAAATATATGAGCTTGATCGCCAACGGCTCATAGGTAAGATAAAACAAGTTTTCCTATTATATGATTATTTTTAAGGATCATGTGATCATTAATTTTTTTTTTTAGTTAATGATAGATTATCCTTATGGGAATAACTATGTCTTGTGCATATAAATATATCTATGTGGAAGGATATAATTTTATGATGTGCTCCTTGTGTTGATTGATGATGATTTTGTTATATTGTGAATTGTGGTTTAGATAGTCAAACCGGGTTCCAAGCGTTTAATCGGGTGATTGGTTGCGGTTATGATGATTCTACTCTTTTATGAATTGTTGTGTAGATAGTCAAACTGGGTTCCAAGCCTTTAATCGGATGATTGGTTACGGTTATGACGCTATTATTATTTTGTGATGTGATATTAGACAGTCAAACTGGGTTCCAAGCCTTTGACCGGGTGATTGGTTACGGTTAGGAATAGAGCTCTAGTCCGTTTGTCGATGTAGGTCATGGGAGATACCTTATGGTATCTGGGACCCATGGGTGCACAAATTGTTGTTGTAGGTCATGAAAGGTATTTATTAATATCTGGGACTCATGGGTACATGTTATTTGTGAAAGTGTTGAAAATGTGGTTTTAACTTTCTTCTTAATTGTTGTCATTTAACTTGTTTTGAGTATCTCTTGAACTATGCTTAATGCAGGAGATTCTTCAATTCTTATTTGTGTGATTTTTTAGTGAAATTCCTAAACTATCTTTATTTGCATGATTCTCTTATGATTGATTGTTTTGTGAATTGTTATGTTTTCTCAATTTCTCTCTTTGAATTTTATTGTTGAGGCAATTCCTGAACTAAGTGTTAAGCAAGAAGTTCCGGTTTTATTTTGTGTGATGTTGGGTTGAAATTTTTTTTTTTGAGAGTTACTCATACAGGCTTCTTAGCTTACCGGGTTTGTTGTTTACAACCCGGTGCACTAATTTTTGGTGTAGGGGTTAAGACCTGCAGGTGATAATCAGCAGGGTCAAGGAGGTGGCTTAGGAGCTGGGTTTTAGACCATGTACAATTATTTTGTATATTTTGATAAGTTGTCTTTAAGCTCATGTAAGCGACGTTATTATTACTAGACTTTTGAAGTTGATGTAATTAAGGAGATATAATGTTTAACACAGTTGTTGAGTTTGTTCACATTTATTTTTCCAGTATTTGTTTATAGTTTGGAAGTTGTTGAGTAGGTTTTGGGATAATAAGATTTTAAGATATATCATGCCCAAATTTTTGAAAATATATCCTTCGAAAATTAGGGTGTATTTCATGCCCAAATATTTGTTTATAGAAATACGCAAGTGTATTTCCTTTAATTATTTATTTAATTATGTCTCTTTGATTTTGATACTTAGTATTAATTAAGAATTATGTTGGTGTTGGTGTTGGTGTAATTGTTGTTGAATTATGTGGTTGGTGTATTCCTCGGTGTTTTGTTTATGCAGGAGAAGATGCTTGCGGAGGTCGAAAGCCGAAAGACAGACTTGAAGAAGATAAATCCGGAAGCTACAGAGGAGGAAATGATGGAAATCATTCAAACACAACAAATTGATGTGTTGGATGTTGTGTTGGACAAGCGCAAAGGGAAGGAGATACGAGAGATGGGACGAGCAGGTGAGCGAGACTTGAGCCAGTCCTCGTCCGGTTCGACCTTGCAGAGTCGTGCTCCTCCAAATCAAGACAAGGAAAGGATTGAACGCCTTAAACGAGAGGTTCGTGAGTATAAGGAGCGGACTGAGCTGGCTGAGGCCGAGTCTGCGTGGTACCGTAATCAGTACACTAGTGTTAACTCACGGATGGACCAGATCTTGACACGACCCACCCCAAATTTCACCCTGAAACCCGGAGTAAGTCGTGCGGGGACCACCTCCAAGGAAAATTTACTGAAAAGATTAAGCAAATCTCCCTTGCAGATGGACAACCCTAACTCGAAAATTTCATATTACACTCTTAATTCAACACTTCCGAACATCACATAATCATCCTTCAGAAATTCTACACATAATATACAATAATCCCAAAGTATTTAGAGCTACTAAACACAAGCGGAAGAAAGAAAACACGAGTAGGTTGAACAGGTAACCTACTGACGAAAACTGGCAGAAATGCGGGTGACTATGCCTCGTCTCCTACTAGATCCAACCCGAACTCTGCAGACTGGGCAATTTAAAACGAAGGGCCCAAGGGAAAACATTTAATAACGTTAGAGTGAGTGGACAAAAATAAAATAATAAATAAAATATTTATGTTTCCCCAAATTAATTTCTAAGGAAAATCGAATGCATGCCGCAAGCGATAAACTTTATCCATAAATATCGAGCCTCTCAGACTCTATAATATATGTATGTATTTACACTCGTCC
The window above is part of the Fragaria vesca subsp. vesca linkage group LG2, FraVesHawaii_1.0, whole genome shotgun sequence genome. Proteins encoded here:
- the LOC101297410 gene encoding uncharacterized protein LOC101297410, with amino-acid sequence MGENKIIGLKTHDCHVLLQRLLPVVIRPYLQSDVVDTLVALSNFFQRLCAKELKKSEVRSLQDDIVQLGDYKKTNRNKRFPEGSITAAYISSECVTFYNTYLNDEHTGGESSGGGNQFHLSVVSNEVQPYGRLGREYRLSREELKEAHWCVLQHCDELEDYLEKHLSRQNGNEAIHKRDFPDYFPIWMMHIQQNQREFYDPELHYLAGGPLKHRAHTGCFVNWVKFMTSERDDGRITQNNGVMVEGKSHNYYEVLISVIELIYGNRMLVVLFKCKWFNTNPNVCRSTVTDHGLLSVNTNTSWYENEPFVFASMAQQVFYLDDPAMGEGWKVVQVMSHRNIWSAATLGVDEGTEPSSVPNEPYQEETPPVIPNDVDIRVNDQHVPAITGYIEVTMPEPEENDEYKDEEDEDSEEFEEDDDPEDQDYEDEYD